The nucleotide sequence CGTGGGTGTAAACCCTGGCCACAGCGGTGGACGGCGAGAACCGGCCAAGCCATGTCATCGATTTCCGCTCACCATTGATCTGTGCAGAACCACggcggagggagggagagggtggggtggtATTTAAATGTATGGAGATACCCATCCCATAGCCctgggaggtcatcaggtccagtcgcctgctctcttggcagggacGAGCACCCTTCTTTTTTAAGGCGCCTCTTATTTGCCCTGCAGctctaaatagccccctcaaggattgaacccaCAGCTCTGGGTTGAGCCAGCCAATGAGCTGAGGGTTAATAGCCCCACCCCAACTGGGGTTTGGTCAGGAAGGCCCTTGATTTCCCCGCTGGCAGTGGGTTTAAACCCgtgcgcccccccccacccccgccccccaacacaccAGTGGGCCGCGAGAACCAGCCAAGCGTGCCGGGAAACTTCATCACTTTCTTCTCGTCATTGATCTTTGCAGAaccacagtggaggggagggaaagggcgGGTTGGCGGCCTCACACCGCCGGCAGCAGaaaggacactgggctggatggacctgtggtctggcCCCGTCTGGCCGTTCTCGTGTCGTGTTCGTCTTTTGGTGTCTATTTTGTTTTTTGCGCATCATCGTTTTTATTTTTCCCCGGCTAGGAGGTCTCAAAACAGGAGTGGAAAGACACAAGGAATAGGGTGGAGGGAGTGTTCCCAGGCCCCCCATCTTCTGGGACGGGCCTGCCCTGGCCTCGGGGTGACGTGAGGAGGAGTCACACAGAGGGCATGAGCAGATGGCTGGTGTCTCCTCATGTCGTCCCCAGCAGTGGCGTGTGCCAAAACCACACGCTTGGGCAAAGCAGGCCTGTCTGTTGACCTCCTCGGCGGGAGACCCACGTCCACACAAATAGTCTTCTCCTGAGGTCTCGTTCCCTAACCCACCACTAGGTGTCAGGATCAGACCGTGGTTACACCCGCTAACATCTCTGCAGTAGAAACAAGGCCCAGCAGGGACCCGCCAGCCCCTTCTGAAACTGACATTATGTCTGGAAAGGGGGCCCAAAGGCTGAGTCCCGCTGCCCCACAAGTGCGTGGAGAGGGGCTGTAATCCCTTCGGCTTTGACCCCAGGGGGTGGGATCTGGCTTTGGCCTCCGGTGGTGGAGCTGGGGCTttggccctgagcccctgcaagACCAACGGCAGCCTTTGGGGAGctctttggggtcctgacccacggCTGGAGAGCCGCCGAAGCACAGGCCAACGCAGACCCAGCCGCAGCCATAGAGAGAATTCGTTGCAGTGTAAATATGCTACGTCCCTGATGGGAAATTTTCTGCCTTCACAGCTATGTTCAGAGCTGCAGCATGTTGGTGTCGGCTCTGCCTCAGAGGCCTGGGTGAACTTAAGGCTGGGGGAGACAATCTCCTGGTCCCTCCTCCCAGAACCAGCATTCCCGCCCGTTGTTTCTCCACCCAGGTGGGGAGGTCACTTTGCACAGTTCACCGAGGAGTGTGCAGTTGTGTCAAACCAGTGAAAACAACCAACCCAGGTGTAATATTTCAGCCTTAAAACTACCCTCTGGATAATGcctccagccaggagaggttAGTTCTTTTAGAACACACTGTTCAGAGAGTTAAACTGGTGTAAGAACgtaagaacggccagactgggtcagaccgtACGTCCCTCAAGCctggtgtcctgtcttctgacagtggccgacgccaggtgccccacagggaatgaacagaaaagggaatcatcaagcgatcaatcccctgtcacccatttccagcctcttgcaaacagaggctagggacaccctccaggcccatcctggctaacagccattgatggacctgtcccacgtgaacttatctagttcttttttaaactctactatagtcttggtcttcacaacatcctgcagCAAGGAGTCCCGCAGGTCAACTgcgcgttgtgtgaaaaaatgtttcctattgtttgttttaaacctgctgcctgttaacaTCATTTGCTggctcctagttcttgtgttgcaagcaggagtaaataacaattctttatttattttctccacaggTAAGAGAGCCATAAAACTGGGGAAAGACCTGACCTGGTCAAACCCGAACCCAGCTCAACGTGAAAGACCAACACAGCAGAGAACAGAGATGCATTGCAGAAAGTGCCAAGTGAAATCGATAATGCCTTGGGGGCGTTTTCTATGAAACCCCCTTTTTCGGTAAGCAAACCCCCTACGGTCACACAGCACAGCCCGTTATTCAGGACTAACACGTAACTCCACCAAGAGGAACAACCTTCGCCAGCTCCCCTACTTTCAGTTCCATAACTGAGTCAGTGTATGCAAAGCAGAGCTAATTACAGCTTCATTGGCCTCCTGGTGGCATCCCATCATGCTCAGGGAGTAACCCCTCTAGGCAATACTGCCAACTCGCTTCCCGCATCTCCGAAACAGCCAGGCTCTGGCTATGTtacagcagagctgtgtggggctctggctctggggggctCTGGGACTGGCTCAGCAGAGCTTTGTCTCCTGAGGCTGTGGTCTGCCCCATGGCTCCAGACTCTGGGAGGATGAAGCTGGGCTTCCTACCACCCCACAGGTGGAGGGCCAGCCCCGGTCGAGGACTCAGCCGGGCAGTAGCGGGGCACTCTatgtgcacagctgcagaggaacaggggactcgtgtgtgtgtgtgtgtgagacacagaATGCCTATGAGTGTGTGCGTTACAGACCGAGTGTGTTTGCAGCAggatgtctgcactacagagatcttccagaacagcttattccagagttgttattccaaagtaAGCTATTGCAACACAACGCAGCCACACCACAGGCAAGCCCTGGAGTAAGCaaggctttttgtgtgtggacacacgaCTTTAGATTAGctccactgcttccaggggctctaatctgaaatattgtgtctccccagcagctttatttccaaataagctagtccagaagagtttatttcaaaatatcccctATTCCTTGTCTATACGACCCCTTCTCCGaactagctatttcaaaagaggcgctGTTCCTCGAAGGCTGAGGTTCACCCGTTTCGATAtgtgaaatgattttgaaatagagggTGATTTTCAAAATAGACGCtcgcaaacttatttcaaaatagcggttgcgcTGGGTAGACACAACAgagggtgtgtgtgacagtgtgtggctacagttacactgaggtttttgttttgggatatatttgtatcccgaaatgcacccgtcgggccgggcgctgcacagacacacagtgagagacagtccctgccccagctgagatcagggccccgtcgcgccgggcgctgcacagacacacagcgagagacagtccctgtcccggctgagatcagggccccgtcgggccgggcgctgcacagacacacagcgagagacagtccctgccccggctgagatcagggccccgtcgggccgggcgctgcacagacacacagcgagagacagtccctgccccggctgagatcagggccccgtcgggccgggcgctgcacagacacacagcgagagacagtccctgccccggctgagatcagggccccgtcgggccgggtgctgcacagacacacagggggagacagtccctgccccggctgagatcagggccccgtcgggccgggcgctgcacagacacacagcgagagacagtccctgccccggctgagatcagggccccgtcgggccgggcgctgcacagacacacagcgagagacagtccctgccccggctgagatcagggccccgtcgggccgggcgctgcacagacacacagggggagacagtccctgccccggctgagatcagggccccgtcgggccgggcgctgcaggGCTATATCGAGCGCGGTATTTCATTCCCACTAGCCGTCCCTGCGCCGGGGGTAGCGGGCCGTTCGAAAGAGGCACATATCTCGAACTTGGCCCCGAGTTCGAAATTAGTTACCTCGACATAACTCACACAGTGTGCACAGCACAAACTGCGTCGGCTATTTCGAGGTAGGGGCTGCAGCGTAGCCCGAGGCTGGGTGTGAGCATTTGTGGGCCCCAGAGCACGTAGGGTGATAGCCGTCGGGAGGCCCACaggttgcagggggctgctgagcTGGTGCGTTCCTGCTCCAGGTGTTTGCAGGGGAAGGAAGATCTTGCCACAGAGCTCTGCCGCTTCCAGTGACGCTTCTCCAGCCCGTGCGGAGGTGCGAGTCTACGGCCATCGGAGCAGGAACGGGAGAGAGATCACGGCCCAGAACCAGGGAGCTGCAACACCTGCGTGGAACGAGAGACGGGCATGGGAGGAGCCAATGCAAGGCCGCGGCCTGAAACTAAGCCGGCCATTGTACCCAGCAAGCCACAGACTCAATCCCTGGTCTGTGCTTGTTCAGGCCAGCGGGGGCAGGAGGCCATATTTGCCTTGTGGCTGATGTGAGCTCTGGCCGGAATCAAACAAGCTGTTACCATCCCCAAGAGAGGTCACAGGCAGAGGGGAAAAGTTAGGCAGGGTGCCAAGGTTGGCCTTTGGCAAACCTCTCATGCAAGGTGGGatagtccctgccccggctgagatcagggccccgtcgcgccgggcgctgcacagacacacagcgagagacagtccctgccccggctgagatcagggccccgtcgggccgggcgctgcacagacacacagcgagagacagtccctgccccggctgagatcaggacCCCGTcgcgccgggcgctgcacagacacacagcgagagacagtccctgccccagctgagatcaggaccCCGTcgcgccgggcgctgcacagacacacagcgagagacagtccctgccccggctgagatcagggccccgtcgggccgggcgctgcacagacacacagcgagagacagtccctgccccagctgagatcaggaccCCGTcgcgccgggcgctgcacagacacacagcgagagacagtccctgccccggctgagatcagggcctgtCGGGCcgggcactgcacagacacacagcgagagacagtccctgccccggctacCAAGGACCCATTATTCCAGGCATTGCGTAAACTGGCACCGTGCGGCTGGACCACGGATGGGACCACGGATGGGACCACGGATGGGACCACGGATGGCCTCCTCTCTTCACTTTCCAGCCGGAGGGACCTGCGGCTTCGAGAGCTGAAGTGATCCCCCCGGCTCCCGACCGGCGCCTACGCCTGAGCTGGGCATCGGCCCCGGTGGCCTTCACTCACCCGTGTGCCGAACGCTGCGGGGGGACGGGCCGCCAGAGGGGACtggagagggaagagaaggagcagAGGTGTGTCAGGGGCGAGCGGAAACCTCCCCGGTTAGATCAGTGGGCTCCGGGCGCGTCGCGGCCAGGGGAGGGCTCTCTTGTTACGGCCGATCACTGGCTCGCGCCCTGGTTccgcagcagtggcagccaggggaAGGACGGCTCGAGCTGggcagccacagggcaggggcgggTGACCGCCCGGCTGTCGGTGTCCTCGGCCATCTCCCCCCCGGCCAGGCCCTGGCGTGGAGGGTCACTCGCTCtgtcctggccctggggctgcggcGGGAGACAGAGCTCATCCGGGAGGGGGGGCCCTGcaaagtggtgggggcaggaaacAGGCGGTGGGTGGAACACgatggggtctgtggggcaggaggtggggcagggggcggggtgacaGGTGGAAGTGGCAGCACAGGGGCTGAGATGGTGAGGTGGGGCTGCTAGGGGGATGGGGTCGGAGAGACATGGGGGAGTGGGTCTGGCTGCCAGTGAAAAATGAGGGGGACAGTGGGCGGAGTCTCAGGCGAACAGGGCGGAACAGTGGGCGGGGTCTCAGGTGGAAGAGATGGAACAGTGGGCGGGGTCTCACGTGGAAGGGCAGGACAGTGGGCGGGGtctcaggtggaagaggtaggACAGTGGGTGGGGCCTTAGGTGGGACAGTGGGCGgagtctcaggcagaaggggtggggcctcaggtgaaaGGGGCGGGACAGTGGGCGGGGTCTCAGGTGGGACAGTGGGCGGGGTTTCAGGCGGCAGGGCAGCATGGGGGCAGGACGGCAGAGGGCAAAGAAGCAtgtggccacacccctgataccTGCAGCCCCCCAAttccttccagcccagggaccttagCCCATCCCGGAGCCAGGTGTCTCGACCCACAGAGAAACCCCAAGTGCTGGACACAGCTTCGTATGCAGCTGGGGATTTaatcccaccccccagcacccgggACGCAACTAGCCCTGAGGGCAGGACTCACCTGCCACTCTCAACTCAAAATAAGCCCGGCAGGTCCCCTGGCTGTCCTGAAGCGTGTAATTCCCAGCAGCCCCGAGGCTCATGTTGGTCAGCACAAACCTGCCCTGGGAGACCGAGATGTTCTCCCGGAAGTCTTTGCTGATGGGCTGCGAGCCGTGGTTAGAGAAGCTGTAGACGGGGTCCCATTTCGAAGTGGACCCGTTCCGCTTGCACAGGtccagggtggggctggatgCGGTAAAGGAGAAGTTCACCGTGTCCCCTCTGGAGACACTTATGGATCGCTGGGGACAATCTTGAGTGCCTAGATGGGAAAAGAAACAGAGCCGGCTGCTCGGGAGAAGCCGGGGCTGAGGCAGAAACAACCTTGGGGCAGCGGGAACCTCGGCCAGGACACGGCAGAGCGGACAGGACACCGAACTGGGACTCGGGACTCCTGGGGTTCAGGcggagctctgggaagggaggagaatCGAGGCCGTGATGGCCAACGTATTAGCTACTCGCCGCCCGCGGCTGTTTGGCTGGTGGAGTGTGGCTGCGTGGCCTGCCCAGTAACGACGCAAAAATCAAAACCGAACAAAAAAAATGGGACTAAAAAAGAAATTCAGAAGATTTTTCTCAGGCCCCTTTCTGGTCACcggactgccctgctgcagggagctcagggctttgCGCATCGGCCTGCTCAACCCGGGGTGGGGAGTTCAGCCCTCAAGGGGGCTGGTTAGAGATCTGGAGCAAACAGACGAAAACAAAATCTGTCCGGgctggtggttggtcctgctgtaagtgcaggggactggacctgatgtcctctcaaggtcccttccagctctaagagacaGATACACCTCCGCCAGCCGAGCGAGCAGCTGAACTAGACCAGCGATCATCAGCTGCAGTTTGCCGCTGGGATTTTATTCctgggctggaaaatttgcactGCATTTTCTTTTTCGGAATAACGTGGCTAgttgtcaggactcctgggttctgtggaGCGTGGGCCACCCCTCAGCACGGGGCAGGGAGAAGTGGAGTATGAATGGGCTCTCAGAAGGAGGGGATAGAATGGGGGGCGGAGCCTCAGGAGAACAGGGCGGGGCGTTTGAGAAGGGGTGTGGcttcaggggtgggtgggggtagggccTATGCGTAGAGCACCCCGGGGGAGGAATTAAAACCAGCACCTCTGCTGTGGACTCGAGGGATCGGTGTTATACCAGCCGTCCTCCTTACCTAACTTCTTCGGCGGACATTCAAAGCTGCAGACAGCGCTGTAGATCAGCACGCCCAGCAGGAAACCACAGAGGCCTGTCAGCTGGAAGCACCCCACGCCCGCCCTTGCCGAGCGCACAGGAGCCATCTCCGGGGACAAAAGAAACGGCGTCCTTCCAGCGACTGAGCCCAGCCTGCGACAGGAGAACAACGAAAATCCCGTCAGACGCTCGAGATCGGCTTCGCCGTCGGAGGTTGTGGCACCTCGACCACATACCCAGAGAAAGAACAAGCCTCttctgcagcctgagctgagagcccgCTGGCTTTTAGCTCCGACTGCAGAGCAGGGCTCTCTCTAATCGGTTTCCATCTAGCtgcggaataaattttcttctctGCGCCAAGATTGCGAATGTGCACCGGGGGGGTTGAAAGTTGCATTCgcttttattctcttttaaactttgaacTGTAAGCTTAACGAGGTCGCAGTGTAAGGTAACGTATTAACACATCTAACGCTTATTGATTTTActgattaagttctttaattggaTACGTGCCTCCTGCTTTAGAGTTCAGTGAATTTAGTAAGTAAGTAAGAGCCAGTTTGGTGCTGTGTCTGTGTTAATGAGATTACAGGATGAGGTTGAAGGCGGAAGCCTTCGTTGCTTGATTTGCAACGCCTTTGCCCTGCTTTTCGctgagagtccttgtaagagTTGTTCAGGTGTGACAGTGGTGTGTCCGTGTCGAGATCAAGGTGGGAAGGGTATCCCCAGAGCTGAGGAAGGAGGGGTGAAGCGTGGGTGAAGACGGACTTTGCGGCGTCCGAGAAGGACCATCAGTGCGCACCCCCGGTCGGGAAGTGATCGGGTTGGCAGAGGGACCACTCTAAAGCATGGATTGCAGGAGGACCCTTTTGCGGATGTTTGGAGACCCATCGGTGTCGGAAGAGaacacaccagtcacagactgacccGGCAAACCTCAGCGCGGGAGAGGATCACAACAGCAGGGGGCTTTGCCGTGGGACTTTGGATTCTTCTTGCCACCGACTCCCAGAGAGCATCAGATCGCGACCGCcgaggccctgctgcccctctgtggTCGGTCTAGCTGGCCACTAGCTTGGTCCATAGCACATGCTACTGTTCTATTCGCCATAAATGCGGCGTCCGGCCTTCTCCCCTAGAAAAGCTCTCGTGTGCTTCGTTTGTAACacgccaccagtagaaactcaGATGGCTGTGGACCCTCTGGGCTGCATCGACCCTCTCCTTgggctgccccagagctcagTGGGCAGAGAAGGCTACTGTACCGGCTACCGTACCGGCTCCTGCCTGAAGCTCCGGAGGTGCCCGGTTTGGTCCCGTCTTTcagcagctgcaagcagggaCCAGGTGGAGTGGAGCCTGGGACCTTCagacctggggctggaagggacctcaggaggtcatcgactccagccccctgcttcaagcaggatcaatccccactaaatcatcccagccaggaccttgtccagctgggacgtaaaaacctccagggatggggaacccaccacctctctaggcaacacatcccagtgcttcaccacctgcctggggaagtagtttttcataatatccaacctacacctccccctctgtaacttcagcccattgctccttgttctgccacctgacaccgctgagaacagtttctcaccctcctctttagagctccccttcaggaagttgaaggctgctattaaatcacccctcagtcttctcttctgtaaactaaacaagcccaaatccctcagcctctcctcatcggtcttgtgctccagcccctcaatcatttttgttgcccttcgctgaacctgctccagcacatccacctcctttttatactggggggcccaaaactggacccaatattccagatgtggcctcaccggtgccgagcagggggaacaaccacttctctagctctgctggaaatgctcctcccaatgcaccccgATGTGCCGtcagcctccttggctacaagggcccactgttgactcatatccagcctctcatccaccagaacccccagTCCCTTTCCTCCgtcctgctgctgagctggtcggtccccagcctggaacaacgcttgggattcttccgccccaggtacaGGATTTCTACCCCCATGTCCTGGCTCCACCCTTCCCTACCGCCGCGGGGGCTCCCCAGACTGCCCGCCCTGCCCTCTTCTTATGCCCTGGAGGCGTAGGATGgaaaaaggagggagagggaggatgggGGTCACTCGAGGACGGGGGCCccttccggggggggggggagaataaCTTCGGTGTCTTACAGAGACTGTCCTGTTGCAACCTGGGGCCCGGCTGGAGCTTTCAcgagctgcctgctgcttcttcTGGCTCTGTGCACCCTCGGGTCCCTCACCTGTGCCCCGGTGCCCCGGgctctggccagctccctggaGACTACCGTGCCGTGAGCCGGAAGCCGGATGGGGCGGCCCCCTCGGCGGCTGAGCTCCCCGGGCTGGGAAGGGGAACCCACTCGACTCCACACTTCCCCACGGCTGCTGAGCCAGGCACGAGCACTGACCTCGCTGGGCCCGCTCGGGTTTACCCCTCTCTGAACCAGAGGCGGGGACTCGGGGGGTGTTTGATGCACCAGGGGGAATTacaccccccccccggtggcCCCCGTTCACCTTCCTGCCCCTGTGCTGGACGGTGACCCAATGTCTCCCCCTGTTTAGAGCCTGGGGCCAAGGGGGGCACAGGGGCCATAACCCCCCCCCAGCATCATCCCCCATCAGCCCCACGTTTCTGCTTCCCCTGAGTTGGGGGGgctccctggagcagggcagtgggagcttctggggggcagagcatgggtca is from Carettochelys insculpta isolate YL-2023 chromosome 22, ASM3395843v1, whole genome shotgun sequence and encodes:
- the LOC142024646 gene encoding uncharacterized protein LOC142024646 isoform X2 yields the protein MAPVRSARAGVGCFQLTGLCGFLLGVLIYSAVCSFECPPKKLGTQDCPQRSISVSRGDTVNFSFTASSPTLDLCKRNGSTSKWDPVYSFSNHGSQPISKDFRENISVSQGRFVLTNMSLGAAGNYTLQDSQGTCRAYFELRVAVPSGGPSPRSVRHTGVAAPWFWAVISLPFLLRWP
- the LOC142024646 gene encoding uncharacterized protein LOC142024646 isoform X1, with amino-acid sequence MTKTRCQSYARRVEWEGKGHVNFGTHSSFVSRGCTSRGPPTDCFLKRSPFARTKEVSCLGTHRQALPRLGSVAGRTPFLLSPEMAPVRSARAGVGCFQLTGLCGFLLGVLIYSAVCSFECPPKKLGTQDCPQRSISVSRGDTVNFSFTASSPTLDLCKRNGSTSKWDPVYSFSNHGSQPISKDFRENISVSQGRFVLTNMSLGAAGNYTLQDSQGTCRAYFELRVAVPSGGPSPRSVRHTGVAAPWFWAVISLPFLLRWP